GCACATGGCTTTCGTGTCTCCTGGCCGCGTTCAAACTTTCCCAACAGAAGCAACGCACAACTCTTGTCTGGTCGGGCACAGAAGACTAAGGCGCCGCCGCCCTCCAATTCACGAACCAGAAAGGCGTCGTCAGAGGCGATGCCTGAGACTCGCTGATGGGCCCGGCTCAGCCTCGACCGGATCGCGGCGTAGTCCTCCCGAGATTCGACAACGCCGGCTAGGCACAGATACGGCAACTTTGCCGTAGTCCTCAGCCAGACGTCGGTTCCGTCTGCCTTATGAAACACCTCGACCTCCATTCCAATTCTAACAGCCGTGAGGCTTTTGAGCGGCACACCTCCTCCGTTGCCTGAATTGATCTCCAATCCGAACCCTGCAGTTCCCCGCACATAATCTACAGATAGATCCCGCGCGGATTATTCGCGTTGTGCGCAGCCGTGCAGCCGCAAGTGATGCCTACGTTCAAGCATCTTGTTCATAGAGTCGGACGATATTTTTCGTACGCCCATGCGTCAAGAAGAGCACCAGCCATTTACGATAACTTATCCTAGTCTTTACAATCCCGACCGCCGTCTTCGGAAGTGTCCTCGGTGTCGATGGTCGCACACGACAACGCTGGCATCGCAGAGTTGGCGCGGATCAGACTGGTTGTGGCTTTGCGCTCGAATTTATCGGTAGCGGAGTGTCGGCGTTCTTGTACGCTAAATGGCGGGTTTGGCGCGAGGAACGATCGGCGGATCTGCTCGTGTCGCGTAGCTGTCCGCTCGTTGCAGAGGGGGCGGCATAGGTCGTGTGGGATATCTCAGCGACGAGTGAGATCGGCAGATATTGTATTCGACACGGCGGATCGGCGATCTTGGCACGGGCGTCTTCCAGATCGATGAACAGGTCCCTTTGAGCAGTTCATCGCGCGTCCATCATTGACTGGGAAGTAATGCCAATTGGGCGGGGGAGGGGCGCGCACGCCTGGACCAGGCAGGGTGGAAGTGAGGAGAAGAACGAAATGATCGCATCCGTCTAAGCCAAGCTGCAGGCACGTTCTACGTGCTGCCAAGCCTTGCGATCGCTTAGCAGTGGCACACCTCTTTCGTGGCGGACCCACAGTCGCTCCTCAGCACTCAACCCATGGATATCTCGCTCAATTTCGAACAGCAGATCGATCCGACAGGCCGCTTTGGGCTTTGGCGATTGGCAAAATTGCACGTGGGTTGAGTGTCCGCGCCGCGTCGAGCGCTGCCCACCACTTCGAAGTATGCCCTGCGGCAATGCGACCAGCTTGCGTCAGGGCAAGTCCCCTGGATGGAGGGAAGAATGGAATCTGACATCACTCACAGTAACCCAGAGGGTTGGACGTCTAGCCGGCAAAGGCAGAGCCGGCCAGTCGAAGGCGCGTCCTGCATGGGCGAAGGTAACGGTAACGTCACTCGTGAAGCGCCGACCGCGGGTAGGGCGACCCAGTGGCTAACCTCCAAATCATGGCTTCGCATTGTCAGATCCAGAGGCACCGTCGGAATGAATCAGCGGCACCGAGGTGATGCCGCTGATGTCGTCCTCCTCGTTGATCACGACCTACGCTCGAGCACTCGGTGCCGCCCTTTAGTCCAGCCCTTGATTGATTCAGCCCCTGAGAACCTAGAAGAATATGGATGTGGTCACGGAGAAGTTCAGGGCGTGCCCTATTGGTGGAGTGTACGTGATGGCGGTCGGGTTATTGATGTACGAGAGGCCTACGCTCGTATATATTCCAGGCGCTAAGTGCGCGCTATATGTTGCAGAGATCCCTTTACTGTCGCTGTGAACAAGCTTCCCCTGAGCCGCGGCGGCGGCCACCGCAAAGTTGCTCCACACGGTGTCGGTGACGACAAGAGAGATTTGATCATCAGGACGACTTTCAAAAAGTCCTTTTGAATAGAGACGAACTTCATAATACTGACTGACCGTGTTTAGATCGGGCGGAGCGTACATCACGGAGAAACCACCGTAGATGCCGTGAGACGCCGAGCTCCGCACGTTACTCTGCCAGAGCTGCTGATCGAAAGTCAGGTAATAGAATCCGTTCTCATCAGCCCTTGGCTGCTTTGGATATTCTAGGTTCGTGTAGCTGCTGTTGTTAAATCCGGCCCCCGCGCGGAACACCGTCTGGGGGGACCCGGGCGCAGCTTTGCCCTGATAGCCAAACTCATTAAGCACCAGAAGGCCCGCGTTAGGCGTGCGCCAATCCAAGCCCGTCGGATTTTGATTTATGTATGTGGCTACTCCGTCGGGACTGATGGCCCGTTGAAACGAAATCTTATCGTACCAGTTGCCATCAACGTTCAGCTTCAGGTTGATAGCTGGTGTTGGCGCCTGGTTGCTGCTCATGCCTCCTTGATAGAGGATGCTTCCCGAAGGCCCGAAAACGTTTGCCCCCGCATTTGCTGAAGCCAACGAGACTCCGAACTCATTTGAGTTTCTGAGGTAGCCCACCTTGAGTTCAAGTTTCCTATCGAAAAAGGTTTGATAGTAGGCAATCTCATTGATTCCCCATCTATCAGGCAGCACAGGGTTCCATGTCGCCCATTGTCGCTCTGTCCCCACGATAACTTGACCATCGGGAATCCCATATCGGCTGAGATCGTAAGTCACCATCATGTAGTTGGAGGTGTAGAACGTCGGATTTTGTCCGCTGTATAGTTGATTGGCGATCGTGCTTTTGGCGGCATTGGGCAGAACATTGTCCACAAAAGTGTTTTGTGTCCAGGCGACATAGCCGACCCCGACGCTAGCCAACGCGGACCTTACACCGCCTATATCCTGAGTGACGGTATCGGCGGGACCTGGGATGCCGACTTCCATTCCCTTTTCAGTGAGGTTATTGAATTTTGCGAAAGGATCGTCCGCCTTCTGATTTGCTACGACAGTCTTCTGATACTGATTGTCCTTCTTTTTAGCCTTGTCGGCCTTTTGTTGAGTTCTTGTTTTCGCGATCTTATCCGAACTATCACTCTGCGAGTTTGACGCCGCTACAGTCTGCGCTTGGGCTGAAGTGCCGATCAGGCAGGCTGCCAAAGACAGCGTGATAACAGTCCCTCTCTGTCTAGTTCGTCGAACGTTGAGAGCAGGTTGTGCGCAGAAGCATTGTCCCTCTGTCTGATTGCAGTGTGGAACAGGTGCGCTGACTGTCTCGGCGCTCTTTATTTCAGCTCGCATGGTAACCCCCGATTATTTGGACGGATATGATCCATCGCGCGCTATCACGCGACGTGGCCGGCGACGCATTTCGCAGGGTTGTGCAAATGCACCGTGACAGAACAGCCGGGGCGTTTCGACAACGGGAAGACTTGTACAGGTCCTTGGTTGGACGTCGATTGCATGCGTAAAGCGTCCGAGAGACACTCCTATTCCTTGCCTTATCTGAAGGGAGGCCGTTGTACGTGTGGGCCCGGCACTGCACAGCCTTAGCAGCGTGCTCCTCTTCGGCGACCGACAGGCGGCTGGCCTTTGGCTGATCCAATGATCAAGCGGCTAAGCCGGTCGGGATGGTCTGACTGCGGCAGAGTAGCAGAGCAAGCAGGCATTGTAGGTAATAACCACGAGAGATCGACTGACTTCACCGCAGGGACAATGAGTATGATTCATCGTTCATTGGCGGGACTGGTGGTGATGCGTGTGGGGCGAGCGCAAGCGAATCGATGCACTGTTCGATTGAGCGCGGCATCAACGGGCAAATCGCAGAAGAGCGGCTGCGGGAGCGTAGAGGACACAGCGCCCCATCTGACAATCCACACGAAACTTCCGCGGTACATTGCGGACGAAAAGCGACTCCGACCGGCCCGGTCGGGGGCGTTCCGATTGAAGGTCGGGTCACCGGAATGAACAATGAACAGATCAGCGGCAAGAAGCAGCGCAGCGCCGGCAACCCCGACATTGAGTTGGGTACCGCTTTCGATGTGCCAGTGACCTTCTTCTATGACAGCGACAATAAGGCCTCCCCGGCCTGTTTCCGCGATGTCGCTTTTCGGCTTCGCGACGTGGATGCCTACAAATGTTTCCTATAATCTGCCACGGCTCGTGCTCCTGCGGTCAGGATCGGTTCGGTACGCCCGTGTAACCGTCGGACACGCAGTGTAGGGGAGAGCCACCGCACCGGAAGAGAGACGGACATGCGGCCGTACGTTCTAGTCTAGCCGCAATCTCCAGGGCATGAGCGCGACAGCTAAACCATCAAACCATTGGCTGGTCATGCTGCCAACGAAGCGCCGGTGCCGCAGTATTTGCCGCAAGCCTGTTTGGGCGGGCAGGTAAAGGGAAGCTGTCTACCTCTCACAAGGGAGCATCTTGCGAGTAGAGAACTCACTCTCAATTAGGAATACCGCGACAACGCATACCAGAAGTCCTAGAGTTGCGCTGACCGTCGTCGGTTCGCCGAACATCAAGTACGCCCATACAGCGGTGACTGGCGGAGTAAGATAGGTCAGCCTTGCAACGTGACTGGCCGTGCTCTGACGCAGGCAGAGCCAGTAGAGACCATAACCTGCTCCGGTCGTGACGACGACAAACCAAAGCACGATAGTCGCAAATTCAGCTGTCAACTGCGGAGCGATCCCTCCGTTCACAATGGCAAGCGGAAGTATGCAAACTGCAGAGACGGCGCTTTGGATCGCCAAGGCTGAACAGATGGGCATAGAGTCTGTGGTTAGCTTTGAAATAAGCGTCGCCAACACAAAACATATAGTGGCGACCAGCGCCAATCCGTAACCCCAAACCGGAGCATGACCGACCGCTCCTCCGGTGGCCAGTGCTATGCCTGCGAGAGCAATCATTAGCCCTAGCCACTGCCTGATAGAGACCTTCTCGCCCAATATAGGCCCCGCAAAGATAGCCGTCGCCAATGGCTGCAACGCAGTGATCAACGCGGCCGTCGATGCGGGAACGCCTGTGGCGACGGCCTTTACTGCCAAGGTGATGAAGCAGAACATCGCTAGGAAGCCAATGAAAGCTTGATTGGCAATCTCGCGGAGCGCTAGTCCTCGAAGTATTGCCACGGCTAGCCACGGGGACAACAACAGTGCGGCGAGAGCAAACCGCCAAAAGAGAATCAGATAAACGGACTCGTGGGCATCAATCATTCTGGCGCCGATGAAGCCTGAGCTGGATGCTAGGACCAAGCCAGCTTCTGCGAGAACTTTCTTGCCGCTTAGCATTCCTTGAACTCCTCGAGGTGATGGGTTGGGCTCCAATCGAATTATCAAGATCGGTGCTCCATCCGTCGATCATCGAGGGGTTACAGTTTAGTGTCGAAGTGACCAAGAAGAAGGGATAACGGGCCATCTTGTATAGCGACGGAGCATGGTTCGTCCTGATTAGGCAAGTTGCAGATTGGCCGACTCAAATAGCAATCTAGCTGCGTCTGCGGCCCGCGTTCTGAACTTGGCAAAACGGCCACCTTGAGACACCGCGCTAGTCGGGCAATCGGCGGCTGTTCCCAACTTGCGGGTTTGTGGCAGAGTGGGCAATGTTTGTGGCTTTTCACCGTGGTGGTGTCGGGTACGGCGCCGAATTACCCGAGTCGGGGCCGCTATCAATCAATATAGATTGCCCAATCTTGTATGCTCGTTCCCTTGACGATTGTACAACTACTCGCCTTGTCCAGAGACCCCATAGTGCCTCGTCACATCACCGTTGCATAGCAAGGGCATGGATGCACCCCTAGCGCAAAACGGTGCCTCGTTGGCCACCTCGCGGTGGGGCTGTCCACGTGCGGTCGGGCAGGTCGGAGCACATTCAGATAGGTATCGGAGATTAACGCATGCGACGAATGAAGTCGTCGTCAATAAAGGGCTGCGTACTGCTTACGTTGGCGGTAGCCGCGAATCATTCGCAGGCGGCTCCTACTGAAATCAAGGTTGATACCGCCTTCGCCGCTTATGGCGAAATGCACAGAGCAATCGCTGCAACGTTCATGCAGGCGCATCCCGACATCAAGGTAGTGTTCAACGCTCCTGCCTCAAGCTACGACGAACTGTTCCAGCGAACAATCCGAGGAGCAATCACAGGCTCGATCGCTGACGTTAGCTTTCAATCCTACAATTTCGTAAGGCCGCTGGTGGATCGTGGAGTACCGCTCGCCTTGGACAGTCTCGTTGCAGGTGAGGCCAACTGGGCGGACCTCGGCTATCTCCCTAATATCACACGGATGGCCAATGTCGGCGGGAAGGTCTACGGGCTTCCCTTCAACACTTCGATTCCATTCATTTATTACAACAAGACGCAGGTCCGAGAATCTGGAAGTTCGCCTGATGCATTCCCTCGCTCGTGGGACGACATTGCCAGTCTTGCGAAAAGTATCAGCGATCATGCGGGTCCGGGAACAGGCATCTATGTAGATTACTACTACATCGTCGCAAACCTCACGTTCGACGCGTTGATCGAAACGAGGGGCGGGAGGATGATGTCAGACGATCTCAAGGAGGTCGCGTTTGACGACCCCGAAGGGATTTCCGCGCTCGAGACGCTGCACAAGCTCGGTGCATCAGGAATGATTGATGCGACTCGCGATCAAGCACAGCAATCGTTCAAGGCCGGTGCGATGGGCATCTATGTCGGCACGTCGTCGGACATAAGCGCGCTAAAGAGTGCCGCTGACGCCGCCGGCTGGCAACTGGGTTGCGCAGCCTTTCCGCTTTCAAATGGCGGGCGGTACCCTGCGGGAGGTAACGCCGGCATGATCACGACGAAAGATCCAGCTAAGCAGAGGGCAGCGTGGCAATATATCAAGTTCGCGACTGGTGAGATCGGGCAATCTATCGTAGCCAAATATAGTGGCTACATGCCGAGCAACAGCAAGACGATCGAAAATCCTAGTTTCCGAAGTACGTTCGATGCTCATCCTTGCTACAAAATTGCTGTGGATCAGTTGCCGCACGTGACACAACCATTCACCTTTCCTGGGCCGAATGCGCAGCGGATCTCTGACGCGATACGAGAGCGTCTCCGTGACGTAGTTTCGCAGAAGAGGAAGCCAAGCCAAGTCATGCCTGAAATGGTGAGCGACGTGAAGGCGCTCCTTCCGAAGTAAATCAGGCCTTCCGAAATTTGTTGAGTCATTGGGTTCTGTTCCTTGCCAGCGAGTGGCTCGTTCCAAAATAGGCTAACAAGGTTGTCGAAAGCAGGTACGTATGAATGAAATTATCCGAAACGCTCGCATTGTTCTCGACGATGAGGTTATCGTCGGCAACATTACGGTTACAAATGGTGTAATTTCGAACATCGCGAATGGAGAACTTCGGACCAAGAGTGGCGTGGATTTCGACGGCGACTACCTTCTTCCGGGTCTCGTCGACATCCACAGCGACAATATAGAGAAGCACATATCCCCACGCCCTAACGTCACTTGGCCAAGCACGTTCGCTGCGATGGCGCACGATGCCGATGTCGTGGGGGTAGGAATTACAACAATTCTGGATGCCATTTCCCTAAGCAACGCGATATCGCTCGGCGGAGCGGACGGAAGCCGAACCAAGCTCGCCCGGGAAATCATCGATGGTATTCGGGTTTGCCAGAAAGCTGACGCTCTAAAAGCAGAGCATCTCTTTCACATACGCTGCGAGCTTACAGATGTGGACATGGTGGATCGTATCCGTCAGCTTGGCGATGATCTCCCGATCAGCATGTTCACGCTCGTCGATCACACACCCGGTCAACGCGTGTTCCGAGATATAGGGACGTGGCGAAACTATCGGAAGAAGGGTCGGGGGTTGAGCGACAGCGAGCTCGATCGGTTACTTGATGCCGAGCTCGATGCTCAACGTCGATACGCCGGACCGAATAGGCTGGCAATTGCCGCCATTGCGCGAGAGCGGAAGATCGCGCTCGCTGGTCATGATGATTCAAGCGTCGAAGACATTAATGAGGCGGCCGCACTCGGCAGCTCCGCTTCCGAGTTCCCAACCACGATTGAAGCTGCCAGGTTAGCCCACTCGCTCGGTATGAAGACCATCATGGGCGCGCCGAATCTAGTTCGTGGCAAGTCCCACCTCGGAAATGTGTCGGCGCAAGAATGTGCAGAAAAAGGCGTTCTTGACATCTTAGCCTCTGACTATGTGCCAGTCAGTCTGCTTCAGGCTGCGTTCATGCTCACGTCTGAACCGCTGGGGTATGCACTGCCCCAGGCAATCGCTACGGTTACGTCAAATCCGGCAAGTGCGTGTGGTCTGACAGATCGCGGCAGGATCTCAATCGGATCCAAGGCCGATCTTATCCGAGTTCGGTATACTGACGGTCTGCCTGTGTTGCGCTGTGTGTGGCGATCTGGGGTGCGAGTGCACTGACCGCACAGCGGTCGCCGTACCCGCTTTTTAGCTCCAACAAACAAAGAGATGCAGAAATGGCGGACCTAACGATTCGCGGGCTGAGCAAGGCATTTGGTCATACCACTATCCTTCAAAATGTAACGTTGCATGTTGCTGATGGCGAGTTTCTGACGCTGCTTGGTCCCAGCGGCTGTGGTAAGTCAACATTGCTACGGATTCTGGCGGGACTGGAGGCTCAAGGCAGCGGGTCGGTGGCAATCGGTGGACGTATTGTGGATGGGATTCGTCCGAAGCATCGGGATGTCGCAATGGTCTTCCAATCCTACGCACTCTATCCCCACATGACGGTGGCGCAGAACATGGCGCTGCCGCTCAGGATGCGCAGGCTGACTGCCTGGCAGCGGTTGCCTGTACTGGGCGCACTGCTGCCAGGAGCGAGTCGGATCGGCGCTGAGATCGCTGCGGAGGTAGCGCAGACAGCGTGTGCTCTTGGGATTGGGCGCTTGCTGGATCGCAAGCCGAGCCAGCTATCAGGCGGACAGCGGCAGCGCGTCGCCGTGGGGCGAGCGATGGTGCGGCATCCGGCGGTGTTCCTGATGGATGAGCCGCTATCGAACCTCGATGCTAAGCTCCGGGTGCAGATGCGAGCCGAGATCAAGGAATTGCACAAGCGCCTGGGGGGCACCTTTATCTATGTCACTCACGATCAGGCTGAGGCCATGACGCTATCGGACCGTGTCGCGGTGATGCTGGAGGGCGAGTTGCTGCAGGTCGCGCCGCCGCAGCAAATCTATGCCGATCCCACCGAGCGGCGCGTTGCGGAGTTCATCGGCTCGCCCAAGATTAACATGCTGGAGGGCGTAGTACGCGAACAGGGGCTTGTCGACGTGGCGGGCTCCACGCTCGCTATGGATGTCCAGCGCGAGCCAGGTGCGGTCGTGACGCTAGGCATCCGCCCGGAGGCACTGCATCTTGCCGATCGGACGGGACCGGATACGCTGACGGGTTCCGTGACGCTGGTCGAGCACATGGGTTCGGACCTCTATGTCCATCTCAAGATGCCGGGCATGGCCGAAGCGGTGATCGCAAGACTGCTGGCGGAGCGTGCCCCATACATTGCGACCGGCCAGACGCTCAATCTCGGCGTGCGACCTGACCGGGTACTGCTATTTACCCCCCAAGGCAAACGCATCCTGCAACGACCGACGCAATTGCCGGTAACAGCTAGCGTGACGCCGATCCGCGAGTACGTGCGATGAGAACTGGGACCGAGCCCCTGTCATCCAGAGCGGGTTGGACGGATGCCGCCGGCCAACGACGCGCAGAAGAGCGGACAGGAAGACAGGGTGAGGCGCTTGCTGACCCGCAAGGACGCCATTTATCGAAGGCGATGCGTGGACAAAGGTTGAAGGGGTCCTTGGTGGGATGGACACTAGCGGGTCCAGCCTTCCTTTTCCTGATGATGCTGTTCTTCCTACCGGTGGTCGCTATCTTCGTCATTGCGCTCACTGACTGGCAGTTCGGTGCGCTGTCACTCAATTTCGTCGGGCTGGCAAACTTCCGCGAAGTCTTCGCCGACGAAGGGTTCCGTATCTCGTTGCTCAACACCATTATTTACGTGCTGATCGTGGTGCCAAGCACGGTTTTCTTGGGGCTCTTAGTCGCTTTAGTGATCGAAAGCGAGCAATCCCTGCGCGCATTCTACCGAGCTGTCCACTTCCTGCCCTACATGGCCACGCTTGCCGCCATGGCGATTGCATGGGAGGCGATGCTGCACCCCACTATTGGGCTCGTAAATCAGTCATTCGCCGCCCTGGGATTGCCGAAAGTGAACTGGCTGCG
This Bradyrhizobium sp. CCBAU 53421 DNA region includes the following protein-coding sequences:
- a CDS encoding carbohydrate porin; translated protein: MRAEIKSAETVSAPVPHCNQTEGQCFCAQPALNVRRTRQRGTVITLSLAACLIGTSAQAQTVAASNSQSDSSDKIAKTRTQQKADKAKKKDNQYQKTVVANQKADDPFAKFNNLTEKGMEVGIPGPADTVTQDIGGVRSALASVGVGYVAWTQNTFVDNVLPNAAKSTIANQLYSGQNPTFYTSNYMMVTYDLSRYGIPDGQVIVGTERQWATWNPVLPDRWGINEIAYYQTFFDRKLELKVGYLRNSNEFGVSLASANAGANVFGPSGSILYQGGMSSNQAPTPAINLKLNVDGNWYDKISFQRAISPDGVATYINQNPTGLDWRTPNAGLLVLNEFGYQGKAAPGSPQTVFRAGAGFNNSSYTNLEYPKQPRADENGFYYLTFDQQLWQSNVRSSASHGIYGGFSVMYAPPDLNTVSQYYEVRLYSKGLFESRPDDQISLVVTDTVWSNFAVAAAAAQGKLVHSDSKGISATYSAHLAPGIYTSVGLSYINNPTAITYTPPIGHALNFSVTTSIFF
- a CDS encoding DMT family transporter, giving the protein MLSGKKVLAEAGLVLASSSGFIGARMIDAHESVYLILFWRFALAALLLSPWLAVAILRGLALREIANQAFIGFLAMFCFITLAVKAVATGVPASTAALITALQPLATAIFAGPILGEKVSIRQWLGLMIALAGIALATGGAVGHAPVWGYGLALVATICFVLATLISKLTTDSMPICSALAIQSAVSAVCILPLAIVNGGIAPQLTAEFATIVLWFVVVTTGAGYGLYWLCLRQSTASHVARLTYLTPPVTAVWAYLMFGEPTTVSATLGLLVCVVAVFLIESEFSTRKMLPCER
- a CDS encoding ABC transporter substrate-binding protein — translated: MRRMKSSSIKGCVLLTLAVAANHSQAAPTEIKVDTAFAAYGEMHRAIAATFMQAHPDIKVVFNAPASSYDELFQRTIRGAITGSIADVSFQSYNFVRPLVDRGVPLALDSLVAGEANWADLGYLPNITRMANVGGKVYGLPFNTSIPFIYYNKTQVRESGSSPDAFPRSWDDIASLAKSISDHAGPGTGIYVDYYYIVANLTFDALIETRGGRMMSDDLKEVAFDDPEGISALETLHKLGASGMIDATRDQAQQSFKAGAMGIYVGTSSDISALKSAADAAGWQLGCAAFPLSNGGRYPAGGNAGMITTKDPAKQRAAWQYIKFATGEIGQSIVAKYSGYMPSNSKTIENPSFRSTFDAHPCYKIAVDQLPHVTQPFTFPGPNAQRISDAIRERLRDVVSQKRKPSQVMPEMVSDVKALLPK
- a CDS encoding alpha-D-ribose 1-methylphosphonate 5-triphosphate diphosphatase; the encoded protein is MNEIIRNARIVLDDEVIVGNITVTNGVISNIANGELRTKSGVDFDGDYLLPGLVDIHSDNIEKHISPRPNVTWPSTFAAMAHDADVVGVGITTILDAISLSNAISLGGADGSRTKLAREIIDGIRVCQKADALKAEHLFHIRCELTDVDMVDRIRQLGDDLPISMFTLVDHTPGQRVFRDIGTWRNYRKKGRGLSDSELDRLLDAELDAQRRYAGPNRLAIAAIARERKIALAGHDDSSVEDINEAAALGSSASEFPTTIEAARLAHSLGMKTIMGAPNLVRGKSHLGNVSAQECAEKGVLDILASDYVPVSLLQAAFMLTSEPLGYALPQAIATVTSNPASACGLTDRGRISIGSKADLIRVRYTDGLPVLRCVWRSGVRVH
- a CDS encoding ABC transporter ATP-binding protein — protein: MADLTIRGLSKAFGHTTILQNVTLHVADGEFLTLLGPSGCGKSTLLRILAGLEAQGSGSVAIGGRIVDGIRPKHRDVAMVFQSYALYPHMTVAQNMALPLRMRRLTAWQRLPVLGALLPGASRIGAEIAAEVAQTACALGIGRLLDRKPSQLSGGQRQRVAVGRAMVRHPAVFLMDEPLSNLDAKLRVQMRAEIKELHKRLGGTFIYVTHDQAEAMTLSDRVAVMLEGELLQVAPPQQIYADPTERRVAEFIGSPKINMLEGVVREQGLVDVAGSTLAMDVQREPGAVVTLGIRPEALHLADRTGPDTLTGSVTLVEHMGSDLYVHLKMPGMAEAVIARLLAERAPYIATGQTLNLGVRPDRVLLFTPQGKRILQRPTQLPVTASVTPIREYVR
- a CDS encoding carbohydrate ABC transporter permease, giving the protein MRGQRLKGSLVGWTLAGPAFLFLMMLFFLPVVAIFVIALTDWQFGALSLNFVGLANFREVFADEGFRISLLNTIIYVLIVVPSTVFLGLLVALVIESEQSLRAFYRAVHFLPYMATLAAMAIAWEAMLHPTIGLVNQSFAALGLPKVNWLRDETAVLPVLGIIGIWQNLGFAMVLFLAGLKSIPQDLYDAADIDGADQWLDRLRTITLPMLGPVSMFVVIVVALRAFETFDTVQILTQGGPGHSSEMLLFTLYRESFQYLRTGYGASVTIVFLGIVVALTLIQARIMDTRVHYK